The Brevibacterium atlanticum genome segment AGCACGCGGTGGAAGAGGGCGTTGCGGATCTCTGCGGTGAAGACCTTCGTGTTCTCGGAGAATCTCCGTTCGAGGTCCGGCAGTTCGTCGGCGTCGAAGCCGGTCGGGTCGAGTCCCTGCAGGGTCCGCCATTCGTCGAGGAGGGAGGAGTCGGTCCGGGCGATGGTCTCGCCGAGCCATTCGATGATGGTCGACAGCTCCTCGGTGCGGCTCTCGCCGGGGACGTTGTGCAGCAGCGCCCGGTAGACGTCGGTGAGGTAGCGCAGCAGGCTGCCTTCGGCGCGGGCGAGGGAGTAGTAGCCGACGAATTGGGTGAAGCCCATGGCCTGCTCGATCATGTCGCGGACGACCGATTTCGGTTCGAAGGCACCGCCGCGCAGCCACGGGTGGGTCTCGACGAAGTGGTCGAATGCGGGTTCGAGGACGTCGGCCAGCGGCTTCGGGCCCTCGAGTTCGTCGAGGATCGCCATGCGTTCGGGGTAGTCGACGCCTTCGGCCTTGAGTTCGGCGAGGGTGTCGGCCTTGATCCGGTCGAGCTGCCCTCTGAGGATCTGGAACGGCACCGAGGTGGTCGATTCGACGATCGAGACGACGTCGAGCGCGTACGTCTCGTCCTCCTCGTCGACGAGGTCGAGAGCGGCGAGGACGAACGGTGCCAGCGGTTGGTTGAGCGCGAACTGGGGACCGAGGTCCTGGGTCGGGAGGAGTTCGTCTCCCCTGGTCTCGATGAGGCCGGCGTCGAGCAGGGAGCGGCCGATGCCGATGGCGGTGAGCTTGAGGTCGAGTCGGCGTTCGCGGCTTTCGTGGGTCTTGTCGATGAAGTCGCTGATGGTCGACACGGTCGAGCCGGGGCGGGCGACGAGGTTGAGGATCGTCGAGTGGTCGATCTTCATCCGCGGGCGCAGCGTTTCGGATTCGCCGGTGATGAGTTTGTCGAAGGTCTCTTCGGACCAGCCGACGAATCCTGCCGGTGCCGCCTTCTTCTTCGCCTTCTTCTTTTTCTTCTTGTCGTCGTTCGCCGCCTTCGCCTCGGCCCTGAGGTTGTCGATGACGTGTTCGGGAGCCTGCGCGATGACGTACCCGCGGGTGTCGAAGCCCGCTCGGCCGGCGCGTCCGGCCAACTGTTGGAATTCGCGGACGCTGAGCCTGCGCATCTTGCGGCCGTCGAACTTCGTCAGTCCGGTCAGCAGCACCGAGCGGATGGGCACGTTGATGCCCACCCCGAGGGTGTCCGTGCCGGAGATGACGAGCAGAAGGCCCTTGAGGGCGAGCTGTTCGACGAGGCGCCGGTACTTCGGCAGCATTCCCGCGTGGTGGACGCCGACTCCGTGGAGGAGCAGCTTGCGCAGGTTCTGCCCGAATCCCTTGGAGAAGGTGAAGCCCTTGATCACCTCTGCGATGGCGGCCTTCTGCTCCTTCGAGGCGAGATCGACTGAGAGCAGGTTCGTGGCGAGGTCGATCGCACCGCTCTGGGAATACGAGACTACGTAGACGGGCGCCTTCTCGCCTCGGACGAGTGCGCGCAGCGTATCCGACAGCGTCTCGGTCGAGTACTCGTATTCGAGCGGTACGGGTCGTGTTGCGGAGGTGATGACGGAGGAATCGCGGCCCGTGGTCTCCCGCATCGTCCGCTGGATCTCCGTGGTGTCGCCGAGAGTGGCGGACATGAGGACGAATTGCGCCTGCGGCATCTCGAGCAGCGGTACCTGCCAGGCCCAGCCGCGGGACGGGTCGGAGACGTAGTGGAACTCGTCCATGACGACCATTCCCGCGTCGAGCAGTCCGCCCTCGCGCAGCGACTGATTCGCGAGGATCTCGGCCGTGGCGCAGATGACGGGTGCGTCCCCGTTGACGGTGGAGTCGCCGGTGATCATGCCGACGTTCTCGGGGCCGAGGGCGCCGATCAGGGAGAAGAACTTCTCGCTGACGAGTGCCTTGAGCGGGGCCGTGTAGTAGGCGCGGATGCCGCGCGTGTAGGACTGGTAGAGGGCGAAGAGCGCGACGAGTGACTTCCCGGAGCCTGTCGGGGTGGCCATGATCGTGTTGTCTCCGGCGAGGATGGTGAGGAAGGCCTCGTCCTGGGCCGGATAGGGTTCGACGCCGATCTCTGCGCAGTATTCGCCGAAGGACTCGTAGACGGAGTCGTCGTCGGCGAATTCCGCCGGGATCTCCTGCAATCTGGCCACGCTGATGCACAGACCTTTCCGATTAGACTGATTCGTGTTCAATCCTAATAGCCGAACGGAGCTCATCGATGCCAGTCTTCGCCGCCACCTACACCTACGGTCCGGACACCGCCACCCGCATGGACAACCGCCCGAGTCATCGCCAGTGGCAGTCGGACCTCGTCGAGGCCGGTGTGATCCTCGCGTCCGGTCCCCTCGATGACGAGCCGCAGCCGGGTGGCCTGCTGATCTTCGCCGCCGCCGACCGCGCTGAGGTCGAGCGCCACCTCGCCGAGGATCCCTATGCTTCGATCGGAGTCATCGAGTCCGTGTCCGTACGTGAGTGGACGCCGGTCTTCGGGCCGTTCTCGAAAGACTGAGCCGCAGCACCGACGAGGTGTGAAACGGCCGACAGCACCCGCCGCCCGGCCGGCGATATGCGAGCGGGGCCCGTCCTGATGATCAGGACGGGCCCCGTTCGTCTCTGTTCCGGGAGACTGTCTCGGGTCCGGGGGGGCTGACCTCGGTCGGTCGAACTCCGGTGGGCTCAGGCCTCTTCGGTGTCGTCGGCGCGGAGGTCCTTGAAGGTCACGCCGTCCTTGCGCATCTTCATCAGTGAGGCGATCGTCGCCACAGCCATGGCGAGGACGATGAAGGTCAGCGACAGCCAGGTCGGCACCTCGGGGATCGAGTGGCCCCAGGACAGGAAGTCCCAATCGCTCGAGTGCAGGGCGTGGATGACGAGCTTGACGCCGATGAACGCGAGGATCGCGGCGATTCCGTAGTGGAGGTAGACGAGCTTGTCGACGAGACCGCCGAGCAGGAAGTACAGCTGCCGCAGCCCCATGAGTGCGAAGACGTTCGCGGTGAACACGAGGAAGGCGTTCTGGGTGACACCGAAGATCGCGGGGATCGAGTCGAGTGCGAACATCACGTCGGTGGAGCCGATCGCGATGAACACGATGAACATCGGGGTCCAGTACTTCTTGTTGTCATCGAGTGTGACCCGCAGCTTGTTGCCGTGGAACTCGTCGACGACGTTGATGCGCTTGCGGAGGAACCGGATGAGTCCGTTCTCGCCGTCGCCGTCGTCCTCATTCCCGAACGCCTGACGGTAGGCGACGATGAGCAGGAAGATGCCGAAGATGAAGAAGACCTCGACGAAGGCGTTGATGATCGCCGCACCCGCGAGAATGAAGATGCCGCGGAAGATGATGGCGATGATGATGCCGACCATCAGCACTTCCTGCTGGTACTTCCGCGGGACCGAGAAGCTGCCCATGATGATGATGAAGACGAACAGGTTGTCGATGCTCAGGGAGTATTCGAGCAGCCAGCCGGTGAGGAATTCGCTGCCGTGCTGAGCATCGCCGATAGCGAACAGCGCTCCCGCGAAGACGAGGGCGAGGGCCACGTAGAAGCCGACCCAGATGCTCGCCTCGCGCATCGAAGGAGTATGCGGGCGTTTGACGACGAGGAGCAGGTCGAAGACGAGGATCGCGACGACGATGATCCCCGAGGTGATCATGAACCACAGCGGGATCGGAGATTCGCTTGCCGCTGCGGCGTTGCCGCCGGCGGCGAGCGTGGAGGACAGGATATCCATGAGGGCCTTTCGTGGTGAACAGGGCGTATCAGGGTCGAAAGTCTCTCCCACGCTGAGGTGCTGCGTGCGCTCCGCGTCCGGATCCCCTGAGGGACCGTGATGACGACCGCGGATGGACGGGATACTCCCTTTCGCCGGCACACCAGTATAAACATGCCGACCTCATCGTCGCCCCTGCGGTGCCCGGTCAGGCGTGTCCGGCCTCCTTCATCTGCCGCAGCTCCTGTTTGAGGTCGGAGAGCTCGTCGCGCAGTCGGGCGGCGAGCTCGAACTGGAGTTCGGCAGCGGCCGAATGCATCTGCGAGGTCAGCGATTCGATGAGTTCGGTGAGATCCGCGGCCGGCGGTCGCAGCGAACCGGACTTGTTCGCGGCTTCGCGCTGTTCATCGGTGAGCGTCGAGTTGTAGCCGCGTCTGCCCTTGCCGTAGTCGAATTCGGTGAGCAGCTCACGAGTGTCCTCGTCCTCGCGCTGGAGCCGTTCGGTGATGTCGGCGATCCGCTTGACCAGCGGGGCCGGGTCGACTCCGTGCTCCTTGTTATAGGCGATCTGGATGGCGCGGCGGCGGTCGGTCTCGTCGATGGCGGTGCGCATCGAGTCGGTGATGGTGTCGGCGTACATGTGGACCTGACCGTGCAGGTTCCTGGCCGCACGGCCGATGGTCTGGATCAGCGAGGTCGAGGACCGGAGGAAGCCCTCCTTGTCGGCGTCGAGGATCGCGACGAGCGAGACCTCCGGCAGGTCGAGGCCCTCGCGGAGGAGGTTGATGCCCACGAGGACGTCGAACTCCCCGGCTCGCAGCTCGGTGAGCAGCTCGACACGGCGCAGGGTGTCGACGTCCGAGTGGAGGTACTGGACGCGGATGTCGTGTTCGAGCAGATAGTCGGTGAGGTCCTCGGCCATCTTCTTCGTCAGGGTGGTCACGAGCACGCGTTCGTTCGCGTCGACCCTGGTCCGGATCTCGTCGAGGAGGTCGTCGATCTGGCCCTTGGTCGGTTTGACCTTGATCTCCGGGTCGACGAGGCCGGTCGGACGGATGATCTGCTGCACGTAGCCGTTCGCGTTGCCGAGTTCGAAGCTGCCGGGGGTGGCGGAGAGGTAGACGGTCTGACCGATCCGTTCGCGGAATTCGTCGAACTTCAGCGGCCTGTTGTCCATGGCGCTGGGCAGGCGGAAGCCGTGTTCGACGAGCGTGCGTTTGCGCGACATGTCACCTTCGTACATGCCCCCGATCTGCGGCACCGTGACATGGGATTCGTCGACGACGAGGAGGAAGTCTTCGGGGAAGTAGTCGAGCAGGCAGTTCGGTGCCGACCCGGGAGAGCGGCCGTCGATGTGGCGGGAGTAGTTCTCGATTCCCGAGGTGAAACCCATCGACTCCATCATCTCGAGATCGTAGGTCGTGCGCATCTTCAGCCGCTGCGCCTCGAGGAGCTTGTTCTGCGCCTCGAATTCGCTCAGCCGCTGCTGGAGTTCGTCCTCGATCCCGCTGATCGCCTTGGCCATCCGGTTCTCACCGGCGACGTAGTGACTGGCGGGGAACACGTGGATGGTCTCTTCGTCGCGCACGATCTCCCCGGTCAGGGGGTGCAGGGTCTGGAGGTTCTCGATCTCATCGCCGAAGAACTCGATCCGCAGCGCCAGCTCCTCGTACTGTGGGATGATCTCGACGGTGTCCCCGCGCACCCGGAAGGTGCCGCGGGTGAACGCCATGTCGTTGCGAGCGTACTGCATCGACACGAAGCGCTTGAGCAGTTCGTCTCGATCGCATTCGTCGCCCTTGTGCAGGGTGACCATGCGGTCGACGTACTCTTCCGGCGTGCCCAGGCCGTAGATGCAGGACACCGTCGAGACGACCACGACATCGCGCCTGGTCAGCAGCGAGTTCGTCGCGGAGTGCCGGAGCCTCTCGACCTCGTCGTTGATCGACGAGTCCTTCTCGATGAAGGTGTCGGTCTGCGGGACGTAGGCCTCGGGCTGGTAGTAGTCGTAGTAGGAGACGAAGTATTCGACTGCGTTGTGCGGCAGCAGCTGCCGGAACTCGTTGGCCAGCTGGGCCGCCAGAGTCTTGTTCGGCGCCATGATGAGCGTCGGACGCTGCACCTGTTCGATCAGCCAGGCCGCCGTCGCGGACTTGCCGGTGCCGGTCGCGCCGAGGAGGACGATGTCGCGCTCCCCTGCGTCGAGTCGCTCCGAGATCTCTTGAATGGCGGTGGGCTGGTCACCGGAGGGCGAATATTCGGAGACGACCTCGAAGGGCGCCACCTCACGGGTGACGTCGGGGCGGTGGCCGATCGCGGGCAGGGGTCGTGCTGAGCTCATGGTCCAACACTAACCCCCGCCCCTGACACAGGACAGACCCGTGCCTCCGGCGGCTCATCCGCCGCCGAGGTAGACGTCCCTGATCGTCGAATCGTCCAACAGTTCGCGTCCGGTGCCGGTCTTCGTCAGCCGTCCGGCTTCGAGCACGCAGGCGCGGTCGGCGATCGCCAGGGCCTGGTTCGCGTTCTGTTCGACGAGGAGGACGGTCGTGCCCTGTGCGTTGATCTCCCTGATGATCGTGAAGATCTGCCGGATGAACTGCGGCGCCAGCCCCATCGACGGTTCGTCGAGGAGGAGCACCTCGGGGTCGGCCATGAGCGCCCGTCCGATAGCGAGCATCTGCTGTTCACCGCCGGACATGGTTCCGCCCAGCTGGGTCGAACGCTCCTTGAGCCGGGGGAAGAGCTCGAAGACACGATCGTAGGCGGATTCCGGGTTGCGTCGGCTCAGTGCATACGTGCCCATCTCGAGGTTCTCTCGCACGGTCATGCCGGGGAAGATGCCGCGGCCCTCGGGCACGAGCGAGATGCCCTTGCGCACCCGCTGGTGTCCCTTGAGGCGGGTGACGTCCTCACCCTTGAACGTGATCGTGCCGTGCCTGGCCGCCAGCAGACCGGAGACCGCGCGCATCGTGGTCGTCTTGCCGGCGCCGTTGGCACCGATGAGCACCACGATCTCCCCGTCCTCGACGGAGACGTCGATGTGTTCGACGGCCTTGATGCGGCCGTAGCGGACTTCCAGGTCCGCGATCTCAAGCAGAGCCATCGGGCTCCTCCTGTCCCAGGTAGGCGGCGATGACGGCGGGGTCCTCACGGATCGCGGCCGGTACGTCGTCGGCGATCTTCTTCCCGAATTCGAGGACGACGATGCGGTCGGTGACCCCCATGACGAGTTTCATGTCGTGTTCGATCAGCAGCACTGTGTAGCCCTCGTCGCGGACCGTGTGGATGAGCTCCATGAGCTCTTCCTTCTCGGCCGGGTTGAAGCCGGCTGCCGGTTCGTCGAGGCAGAGCAGCTTCGGATCCGTGGCCAGGGCGCGGGCGATCTCGAGCCGTCGCTGATAGCCGTAGGGCAGGTCCTTGGCTCGGTCGAAGGCGCGGTCGGCGATGCCGACGAATTCGAGCAGCTCCATCCCGCGCGTGATGATCTGCTTCTCCTCGTGGTAGTGGCGCGGGGTCCGCAGCATCGCCGAGATCATGCCCGACCGGTGGCGGGCGTCGAGGCCGACGGCGACGTTCTCCAGTGCTGTCATCTCACCGAAGAGGCGGATGTTCTGGAAGGTCCGCGCCAACCCGAGGCGGGTGATCCGGTGCTTCTTCAGCCCCAGCAGAGAGTTGCCTTCGAGAGTCACGCTCCCCTGCGAGGGACGGTAGACACCGGTCATCGCGTTGAAGCACGTGGTCTTCCCTGCCCCGTTCGGTCCGATCAGGCCGAGGATCTCACCGCGTCGGATGTCGAAGGACACGGCGTCGAGCGCGGTGAGTCCGCCGAAGACGACACTGAGGTCCCTGACCTGGACGAGGGTGTCTCCCTCGGCCACGGAGATGGCCCGCTCGGGAGCCACCTCGGTGAGTTCGGTGTCGGCGTTCATCGTGCGCCTCCTGTGGGCTCGTCGGTGGACCCGGGCTTCTCGTCGGTGGGTCCGGGGTCCTCGTCGTCGGGGTCGGTGGGCACAGTGCCTTCGACCTTCGCCTTTCTGCGGATCCGCGCGTTGAAGGTCAGCAGCTTCGGCTTCTTGCCGAACAGGCCCTGTGAGCGGAAGATCATGAGCAGCACGAGCACGATGCCGAAGATGAGGAACTTCCAGCCGCCGAGCGCGGTGAACCGCAGCGGCACGTACGCGACGATCGCTCCGCCGATGACGACCCCGAGTTTGTTGCCCTGGCCGCCGAGGATGACGGCGGCGAGGAACAGGATCGAGGTGGGGACGTCGAACTTCTGGTTGTTGACGAAACCGACCTGCCCGGCCAGCAGTGCGCCTGAGAGTCCGCCGAGGGCGGCGCCCGTGCCGAAGGCGGCGAGCTTGAACCGGAAGGTGGGCACGCCCATGATCTCTGCGGCGTCCTCGTCCTCGCGGATCGCGAACCAGGCACGGCCGACGCGTGAGCGCTCCAAGTTGCCGAGCAGGATCATGACGATGACGATGACGGTGACGGTGAACCAGTACCACGGCAGGCCGTTCGAAGCGGAGAAGATCGGCGCTCCGTCGACCTCACCGGGCGGGCGGCCGACGTTCTGGAAGCCGGTGTTGCCCTTGAGCGCGGGCACGATGGTCGCGAGCAGGCGGATGATCTCACCGAAGCCGAGGGTGACGATGGCCAGGTAGTCTCCACGCAGGCGCAGGGTCGGGATCCCGAGGGCGATGCCGAAGACGACGGTGACGATCATCGCCAGCGGCAGCGTCCACAGGTACGGAATGTGCACGAGCGGCGAATCCGGCGAGGTCCACAGCGAGGCGGTGTAGGCGCCGACGGCGAAGAAGCCGATGTAGCCGAGATCGAGCAGACCTGCTTGGCCGACGACGACGTTGAGACCCAGCGCGACGAGACCGTAGAGGGCCATGTTGAAGCACGAGATCGCGAAGTCGTTGGCGGGTTCGGTGGTGATCAGCGGCGGGTTGATGACCGGCAACAGGTAGGCGAGGACGACCACGACGAGCAGGATCGACCACTGCTGCCAGCGCGAGCGATCGTTCCACCACGAGCTGATCCGGACGAACCAGCCGGGTCGGCCGTGCCCGAGCTTGCCGTCCGCTTCGGCCTGTTTGGCTCCGATGGAGCTCAATGGACTGTGTGCAGACATCAGACTCGTGCCTTCCCTAGGTTGGTGCCGAGGATTCCGTTCGGCCGGATCATCAGAACGAGGATGAGGACGACGAAGATGACGACGTCGGTCCATTGGGAGTCCCCGAGGATCGTCGCCCCGTAGTTGCCGATGAGACCGACGAGGAGACCGCCGAGGAGAGCGCCCCGGACGTTGCCGATGCCGCCGAGCACCGCGGCCGTGAAGGCTTTGATGCCGAGGATGAAGCCGCCCATGTAGAAGACTCCCGCGGGGACCCGCATGACGTAGAAGAGCGCGGCGGCGCCGGCGAGGAAACCGCCGATGGCGAAGGTCGCGATGATGATGCGCTCACGATTGACGCCCATCAGGGTGGCGGTGTCCGGGTCCTGTGCCACGGCGCGGATGCCGCGGCCGAGCTTGGTCCGGCGCACGATCTGGTCGACGCAGATCATCATCACCAGAGCCGCGATGACGATCGTCAGCTGCTGCGAGTCGATGATGGTCCCGAAGACGTCGAAGATCGGCTCGGGGCGGAACATCGTCACACTCGCCTCGGCGTTGGGGCCCCGCCATTCGAAGAAGATGTACTGCAGGACGAAGGACATGCCGATGGCGGAGATGAGGAACGCCAGACGGGAGGCGCCGCGGTCGCGCAGCGGTTTGTATGCGACGCGTTCGACGAGGATCGCCGTTCCTCCGGAGACCACCATCGCGATGATCCCGGCGAGGACGAGGTCGAGGATGAGCATTCCCAACGGCAGGGTGGGTGCCGAGGGACCGAATCCCAGGGCGCTGAGGAAGAAGACGACGGCGAAGGCGCCGGCGATGAAGACTTCCGAGTGGGCGAAGTTGATGAGGTTGAGCACACCGTAGACGAGCGTGTAGCCGAGGGCCACGAGCGCGTAGATGGCTCCGAGTGTGAGTCCGTCGAAGGTCGTCGCCCAGAAGCTGTCGAACAGGGCGGTGAAGTCGAACGAAATCCAATCACTGGACATGGGGTCTCGATTCTGGGATGGACGCCGCACAGCCCTCCGGTGTTCCCGGAGGACTGTGCGGCGTCGAGCGAGGCGAAGAGATTATTCGATGAGTCCGACGGACACGATGCCGCCGGCCTCGGTCTTGTAGCCGTAGACGGCTTTGTCTTCGAGTTCTCCCTTGTCATCCCATTTGTAGGTCTTGCCGTAGCCGACCCCGTCGTAGTCCTTCACGTAGTCGATCATCTTCTTCCGGTCGGTGATGCCCTTGTCGATGCCGGTGAGGAAGATCGTCATGGTGTCGTAGCCTTCGACCGAGTAGGTGCCGGGGGCGTCGCCTCCCGAGACCTTCTTGAACGCGTCGGCGAATTCCGGGATGAGGTCGCCGGGCACGCACGTGCACGTGTAGTAGGCGTTGTTCGCAGCGTCGCCGGCCTGCTTGACGAACGCGGTGTCCTTGACCCCGTCGGGGCCGATGAAGTAGCCGTCGAAGCCCTTGTTGACCAGCTGGTTGTCCAGAGGTGCGCCCTCGGCGAAGTATCCGGAGTAGATGACGGAATCGGCCTTCGCATCCATGATCTTCTGGATCGTGGGGGCGAAGTCCTTCTGTCCGGTCGTCACCGCGTCCTCGCACGCGAGCTTGTCGCCCATCTTCTCCTTGACGACCTTGGCCAGACCCATGCCGTAGTCGGAGTCGTCCTCGATCAGGCAGGTCTTCTCCGCCTTGAGCTTGTCGACGAGCTGGACGAGTGCCGGGCCCTGGACCGTGTCGTTGCCCAGGCCCCGGAAGAACGTCTTCCAACCGTTGGCGGTGAGATCGGGGTTCGTCGCCGCCGGTGTGATGTGGACGAGGCCGTTGTCCTCGAAGATGCCGCCGGTGGCCTTGGACTCACCGGAGAAGGGGAGACCGACGACGCCGATGATGTTGTCGTCCTTCGTCGCCTGTGCCACCGGGCCGGTGGCCTTGGCCGGGTCACCCTCGGTGTCGATCTTCTTGAACTTCACCTTGCAGTCGGGATTGGCCTTGTTGTGTTCGTCGATGGCGGTCTGTGCACCGTTGTAGATGTTGATGCCGAGCTGAGCATTCGGCCCGGTCATCGCGCCGAGGTAGGCGATCGTCAGGTTCGAATCGCACTTCGCGTCGCCCTTCCCTGCCGCCTTGACGACGTCCGGCGAGACCTCGAGCGAATCCTGGACGGGAAGTTCGACGCGATCGCCCGAACCGTCGTCTCCCGATCCGGACGAGCCCTGATTGGCACAGCCGCTCATGGCGATGAGCGCGGCGATCGACAATGCCGCCACGGTGAAACCGCTGGTTCGTTTCATAGGGTTCACTTGTACTTTCTTCTGTGGGGCCGCACGATCGTTGCCGGCCTCTCCGGGTGATACAGAAGAAATATAGTGTGCGCAGTGTGAGTGAACTCACATCTGACTATTACAAATCCGTAACAGATTTGTCGTGTGGCGTCGGTGAGCGCAAGATCAGTTGCCGATTAGATAGGATCTGCGCTCATTCGACAGCCCTGCGAATGCTCAGTCGAAGCTCTCCGGGACGAGGTGCCGGCGCATCCGGAGGAAGTACGGCTCCTTCGCCTCGGCATAGGCGTTCGTCGCTTCCTCGTGCGCAAGCGCAGTGTCTGCTGCCGCACCGCTCGTCGCCTCGCCGTCGACTCCGATCGAAGCGATCACCTGTGCGACGAGATCGCGTTTGAGCTCGAGATAGCGCTCCTTCTCCCCTGTATCGATGCGCAGCAGATCCCGGAAGGCGCGGGCGAAGCACGCGCCGACCGAGTCCTCTGTGCGCACGTGCAGATTGACCGCTCGCCCGGGATCCGTGTTCGCGTGGAACCATTTCTCCTCGAATTCGCCCTCGCCGAGGTGGTCGGACAGTTCCCGTCCCGGATAGCCGAGTTCGGCAAGCCGTGGGGCCAGCGAGCGTGCGCTCTCCAGATCGGGGACGATGAGTTGGAGATCGATGACGTCTTTGGCGGGCAGCTCCGGCACCGAGGTGGACCCGATGTGGTCGATCGGGAACCGCTCGCCGGTGCCGTGGCGCAGCTTCGCGATCACGCGAGCGGCGTCTCCGGACCAGTCGGCGTCTGAGGGGTCGGTGAGGTGCAGTGCCGGGCGTGGGGCCCGACGCTGCGCGACGAGGTTGTTCGCGAAGGGGTCGATTCTCGTCTCGAGGAGTCGGCGCACCGCCTCCCGCGTGGCTTCGATCTCGCCCGAATTGTCGATGATGACGTCGCACGCGGCGCGTCTGGTCGCATCGTCGGCCTGGCGGGCGATCCGCGCCTCGGCGTCCGCGCGGTCCATTCCGCGGGACTCCATGAGCCGGGCCAGGCGCACTTCGGCCGGAACGTCGACGAGCAGGTTGAGGTGGTAGGCGGGAGTCATCGAATTCTCGACGAGCAGCGGCACGTCGTGGACGACGATGGCCTCTTCGGCATGGCGATCGAAGTGGTCGGCGGTGCGGTCTCTGATCGCCGGATGCATGAGTCCGTTGAGGATGGCGGTGTGCTCGCTGTCGACGAAGGCTGCGGCCGCGAGGGCGGCACGGTCGAGGACTCCGTTCGCGTCGAGGATCTGCGGACCGAAGGCCTCGACGAGGCGGTCGAGCAGCGGCTCACCGGGAGCGACGACCTCTCGGGCGATCCGGTCGGCGTCGATGAGCGCCGCTCCGTGGTCGACGAGCATCGCGGAGACTGTTGACTTTCCGGCGCCGATTCCGCCGGTGAGACCGATTCTCAGCATGACCTCATCCTAACGAGCCGGCGTCTGCGGTCAGAGTCGGTACACGCGCACGCCTTGGTCGGCATACTCCGGTTGCCCGACTGCTTCGTCGAGGAACTGGACGTAGGCGCCCTCTCCTCCGGGCAGCAGCGGAGCGTCGGGGGCGAGGACGATGTAGTCGACTCCGGAGCTGCGCAGCTCGGCGATCGCTGCGGCCGCCTCGGTGCTCTGCGGGTCCGGGATCGGGTCTCCGTCGAACACCGAGGCGTGGAGCAGCTCGTCGAGGCTGTCCTCGGGGGCCGTGTAAGTCACGGCCGAGTCGGGGGATGAGCCGATGAAGTAGCCGCCGGTCTCCTTGTAGCGGAATCCGCTCACGGCCTGCCACACCATCGCCTCATCGGCGTGGGGCTCGGCCCAGGCCAGGGGGCGGGGGAAGGTCTTGACGACGGCTCCGGAGGGGACCACCTCGGCGATGGACTCGGTGTAGAAGTCGGGGACGGTGACGTCGCGGGCGATCTGCGGGCCGGGGACGACGCAGACGGCGGCGAGGGCGAGCAGTCCGATGAGGATGCGGGCTCTGACGCGCTTCCGGTTCCTCAGTGCCCACTCACATCCGACGCCGAGGATGGCGAAGAGCGCGATCGTCGAGTGGAGAACGAGACGCATGGGCAGAATATTGTTGAGCACGGGGACGGATTCGACAAGGGAGAACGGACCGGACTCGAGGAAGACGCGCCCACCCAGCAGGATCGGCGAGCCGAGCGCGAGGACGAACACGAGGATGCCCGTCGCCGCGGCGATGCGCAGAACCCGGCGATAGCGCGAACGGCGGGACAGGCCGATGAGGATGACGAGCGCGGCCAGCAGAGCGGGCACCCCGACATAGGCTCCGAGCTCGGCGGGGTCGATGTCCATGATGCGCGACAGCGGGGACACTCCGGTGCTCAGCCACGCAGGGGCGGCCGGCAGGATCGGATCGAGGAGGTCGGTGTTCCACACCCCGTGCGGTCGGATCGCACCGTCGGGGGCGTTCGGTCCGGCCATGGTGATCAGCAGCGGCAGGGCACAGGCTGCGGCGATGAGGCCGGCGATCACCGATCCGAGGCCGAGGGCGGCCCAGGATCGCGCGGTGAGGGCATGACGGGCGAAGAGCGCGAGGACGACGAGGAAGCTCAGGGCGGCGAGGAATGTCCCGGCGAGCACCTCGGTGGAGACGTAGAACTGGAACCCGAGCACGAGCCCGAAGACGATGCCG includes the following:
- a CDS encoding ABC transporter ATP-binding protein → MNADTELTEVAPERAISVAEGDTLVQVRDLSVVFGGLTALDAVSFDIRRGEILGLIGPNGAGKTTCFNAMTGVYRPSQGSVTLEGNSLLGLKKHRITRLGLARTFQNIRLFGEMTALENVAVGLDARHRSGMISAMLRTPRHYHEEKQIITRGMELLEFVGIADRAFDRAKDLPYGYQRRLEIARALATDPKLLCLDEPAAGFNPAEKEELMELIHTVRDEGYTVLLIEHDMKLVMGVTDRIVVLEFGKKIADDVPAAIREDPAVIAAYLGQEEPDGSA
- a CDS encoding branched-chain amino acid ABC transporter permease, whose protein sequence is MSSDWISFDFTALFDSFWATTFDGLTLGAIYALVALGYTLVYGVLNLINFAHSEVFIAGAFAVVFFLSALGFGPSAPTLPLGMLILDLVLAGIIAMVVSGGTAILVERVAYKPLRDRGASRLAFLISAIGMSFVLQYIFFEWRGPNAEASVTMFRPEPIFDVFGTIIDSQQLTIVIAALVMMICVDQIVRRTKLGRGIRAVAQDPDTATLMGVNRERIIIATFAIGGFLAGAAALFYVMRVPAGVFYMGGFILGIKAFTAAVLGGIGNVRGALLGGLLVGLIGNYGATILGDSQWTDVVIFVVLILVLMIRPNGILGTNLGKARV
- a CDS encoding ABC transporter ATP-binding protein; the protein is MALLEIADLEVRYGRIKAVEHIDVSVEDGEIVVLIGANGAGKTTTMRAVSGLLAARHGTITFKGEDVTRLKGHQRVRKGISLVPEGRGIFPGMTVRENLEMGTYALSRRNPESAYDRVFELFPRLKERSTQLGGTMSGGEQQMLAIGRALMADPEVLLLDEPSMGLAPQFIRQIFTIIREINAQGTTVLLVEQNANQALAIADRACVLEAGRLTKTGTGRELLDDSTIRDVYLGGG
- a CDS encoding branched-chain amino acid ABC transporter substrate-binding protein; the encoded protein is MKRTSGFTVAALSIAALIAMSGCANQGSSGSGDDGSGDRVELPVQDSLEVSPDVVKAAGKGDAKCDSNLTIAYLGAMTGPNAQLGINIYNGAQTAIDEHNKANPDCKVKFKKIDTEGDPAKATGPVAQATKDDNIIGVVGLPFSGESKATGGIFEDNGLVHITPAATNPDLTANGWKTFFRGLGNDTVQGPALVQLVDKLKAEKTCLIEDDSDYGMGLAKVVKEKMGDKLACEDAVTTGQKDFAPTIQKIMDAKADSVIYSGYFAEGAPLDNQLVNKGFDGYFIGPDGVKDTAFVKQAGDAANNAYYTCTCVPGDLIPEFADAFKKVSGGDAPGTYSVEGYDTMTIFLTGIDKGITDRKKMIDYVKDYDGVGYGKTYKWDDKGELEDKAVYGYKTEAGGIVSVGLIE
- a CDS encoding branched-chain amino acid ABC transporter permease, whose protein sequence is MSAHSPLSSIGAKQAEADGKLGHGRPGWFVRISSWWNDRSRWQQWSILLVVVVLAYLLPVINPPLITTEPANDFAISCFNMALYGLVALGLNVVVGQAGLLDLGYIGFFAVGAYTASLWTSPDSPLVHIPYLWTLPLAMIVTVVFGIALGIPTLRLRGDYLAIVTLGFGEIIRLLATIVPALKGNTGFQNVGRPPGEVDGAPIFSASNGLPWYWFTVTVIVIVMILLGNLERSRVGRAWFAIREDEDAAEIMGVPTFRFKLAAFGTGAALGGLSGALLAGQVGFVNNQKFDVPTSILFLAAVILGGQGNKLGVVIGGAIVAYVPLRFTALGGWKFLIFGIVLVLLMIFRSQGLFGKKPKLLTFNARIRRKAKVEGTVPTDPDDEDPGPTDEKPGSTDEPTGGAR